CGATTGCGTAGTCTGGCGTCCAGTGGTGGGCACAATGGTATACAGTCGCAGCACCTCCTTGATCAACGCCTCCAAATAGGGCAGCCCATTGAGGGCGTCCAGATCCGTGGTTTCATCCAACGCCacatcctgcagctcctttcGCAGACGCGTTTGCGTTTCGGGAAATTTCGCTAGAGCATATAGCACAAACGACATGGCGGCCGTGGTGGTATCCACTCCCTGAATTGCATCgaatataaaaaagaatagTTCGTTGTTACAGGAAAACCCACCGCAAACACAAAGGTGTTGATCTCATCGCGAATTTCCCGTCGACTCAGCGATTGACCCTCGAATTTGGCCAAGAGGAGCGTGTCCAGGAGATTGTGGGCTCTGCCCGCTGGTTCCCCCATATCCAGCAACTCCTTGGCCCGCTTCTCGATCACCGACTCCATTTGGCTGTGAATCACCTGGAGCTGCTCGTCAAGATCACGCCAGAGTTGGGTGCGTTGAAAGATCCAGTCGGACGAGAGAAGCGGATTGATCATGCGCTTGAAGAGAAGCTTGCTGCTCAAATGGAATGCCTGGATGATGGGCGAATGATCCACGGACTGGGTGTCCAATTGGGCGCCCATTGAGGTGTCTGGAATGGGTGGGAAAACAGTGTAGTTGCTTACCACTTGGTTAACTACTACTACGTTAACTCCAAATTAATCTCACCCACAATCGCGTCCAGGAGGCAGGCGAACAGCGGTTCGGTGACCTCCAGGAACGCTCCCCTGGTGGCCCCCAGTCGCCCGACCAAACGCTCCACATGCCCACCAATCGCCGGAGCAAAGCTGCGCAGCAATTGAGGCTGAAAGGCGGGCGTTAGGAGGCGACGCTGTCGCGTCCAATGGGCACCATGGCTAATCAGCAGACCGTTGCCGATGAGCGGCTCCAGCTGCATAAAGGTGTCCGCCTTGCGCAGCGTTGGATCATGAAGCGCCTGGCGCGTCTCCTCCGCCGAATGGAGGAACACCCAGAGCTGTGGTCCCAGCCGGAGGCGATAGGTGGCACCGAAGCGATCGCGCAGCTCTGTGAAAACGAGAAAGATATCTTATGAAAGACGCGATTGCTGATCGCTATTTTGCGGAGCAAGTGCATCGATCACCCACATTCCGGCCTCAGTTTTCCAACCATCTGAGCATTGCCAAGTAGTGGAAATGCCCACGGACCCGGCAGACTGCTGCCCAATCGGAGCAGTGTCCATTTCCGCACCAGGATCCAAATGGTCAGGGTGATCAGTAGCAGTGGCCACAGTGCCATGTTGCTGGTTGTGTTCTTCTCGAGCGATTCGATCGGACTGAATGGGTTAGCTAAATGAAACTGGATTGGCAGCTAATCTGTACTGCTCTAAATTAACCCTTATCAAAAATAGTTATTTTTATTCTACATATTTTCCACTACGATAATgattaacaaaaacaataaatatatagaaatatagaAAGCATAATTAATGTAAGGGTATAACCTCAAAAATACATagaaaatcagtatttaagttaaaaattataataaaatgttgcatataaattaaatgtgttttaaatgattttgttATGAATTAATCAATAACATTACAATAAGTCGCACCTGGCTTTTCTAGGGTTAAGCACTGGATCCATTAACAGATCAACGAACTGTTAACAGTTAACAGAGGCCTAGATTAGATTATCGGATTTTACTCAGATATATATAAACTcgtatatataaacatatatgtgaatatatatttataaatatgcaCTTAATTGTGCCGCTGGTTTATGCGGATTATTGAATGCTAACAATCGGTATTTGCTGGCTTTTTCCATCGATCAATGAGCAATATCTAATCTGCGACTGAAACGATTGAGAAAAGTGCAGTTGTCTGCGGCTTGAACTTTGACCTTGCCAATTTAGATGTAATATCTTTAGGCGAttattacatacgtacatatgtcgGTCAGCtagatttgcattttttttagattttagaAAAACAAGCATAGAGTCGAGTGTACCAATTAGATTCATCTATAGATGTATATctatagatatatgtacatgtatatatgtttaaaTATCTAATTGTACGATGGTTTATTGTAAAGACATAGATATAATTATAGGTTAATTATGTATTAAGatgtctaaaagtatgcaaagctATGGtactgcatacttttgggcacCTTGAGTGTCTGAATCCGCTCTCATTGCCTAAATATTGGAATATATTTGATTACATTTGATAATATTTGATTacatttgaatatatttgCTCATATATGATTATATTTCATGATATTTGATTATATTTGATTATATCTGattatatttcattatatttgACTTGTAGAACCTAAACTAAAATCGCTGATGACCCAAAATGCCGCCCACTGTCCGCCGGGCAATTAAGAAAGCCATTTCAGTCAACGATGTTGCCAATAAACTGTGTGTACCCACATTTCGGCAGTTGTCAACTGTTGGCCCAACCAAACGGTTCGCCACCTCCATTGGAGCCACCACCAAGCCATCAAATCATCAAACTGAGCCACTAAAAACCACGTTGATTGCAAGTGTATGTGCTGCCTACAAAGCACCACATTagatcgaaaaaaaaacgcgtCGTGGAATCGCTCGGCCATTGTTGGTAGCGACACTAGTGATGCACCTGAACATTGCCCTTTGGGCATGCGGCGCCCTTCTGGCGGTGCTCCTCGCCTGGCAGCAGCGAAAGTGCTGGCGACTCATCTGGCAGCTGAACGGATGGCGCGGAGTGATCCAGCAGCCGGTGCTATGGTTACTACTCTGCATCAATCTGCATCCGAACAGTTGAGTGTAGAGTCGAAGGCCATTAGAGGAATAAGTTCTTATCCGGATGCATTCATTGCAGGCATACTGGAGAAGGTATCCCAATATCGGGTGCACTTCCAGCGACCGCTGGCCGTTCTCGTTGGCACCCGAGTCCTGCTCTATATCGATGATCCCGCCGGCATGGAGTGCGTTCTCAATGCGCCCGAATGCCTGGACAAGACCTTTCTGCAGGATGGCTTCTTTGTTCGACGCGGTCTGCTCCATGCCAGAGGTAAATACCTAAATAGCTGATTATCCAAATTATGCAATTAGCTTTATTTACCTGCAAATTTTTGAGggcaaaaatggaaattgcgCCGCAAGCAACTGAATCCCGCCTTCAGTCACAATATCGTGGCCAGTTTCTTCGATGTCTTCAATTCGGTGGGCAATCAGATGGTGGAACAGTTCCAAACGCAGACGAATCTTCATGGACAGGCGGTTAAGTTTACGGCTGCCGAGGATTTGCTTAGTCGAGCTGTACTCGAGGTATCCTGTTGTAAGTAGCACAACTCAACTagttaataataaacatttaaaatctaAAACTAGTTAATTAACttgcttaaatttattgaaatgccAGCAATCgattaattaattgcaatcaacattcaaatggaattttataaacaaattactAATTGCATTTACTTACCTGCGAGGGACGGACACGTTCCCTCCGTTTCCATGCGCCTCACGTAGCCGGAATCCCGCCAATATCCAATATGAATGTGGCTATATacccatatatatacatatatatatatatatatatatatccattaTTTTATGAGTGTTTGATTGAATTTGCTGTGCAGAGAGAGAGttaatatttgatatgaataagtagtttatatatttttttttctgccatgGAATCGCTTTACTTTCTTGCAGTGACCATTATGGGCACTCCAACCAATTTCACCCAATTGGATGACGCGCACATTGCCCACAGTTACAAGCGGTGAGTGCAGATGACTGACTCTCCAACCAATTTCAACTTACATTCCATTCCAATTCCCAACCAGACTATTGGAAATCTCCGCCGTTCGCGTGGTGAAGCCATGGCTACAGATTCGCCTTTTGCATCGCCTATTGGCGCCGGAACTTTACGAGGAGTCCAAAAAGTGCGCCAAATTGCTGGAGGATTTCGTTGGCGGCATTGTGAGAACAAAGCATCGCAATTGGCGGCTAAGGGACGCCGTTGGCGGTGAAAAGTCTGGAGAGGATGCATCTAACGGCTGGCAGAGGCGCATCTTTATCGAACAGATCTTTCAGTTGGCCGCCAATGGAGAGATGACGCTCGAAGAGATCATGGACGAGGCACAGTCGATGGTACTGGTGGTGGGTCTcaaaatttcatatttgaatacgatatattttatattttactgcAATTTCCAGTCCTTTGAGACGGTATCCAATAGCATAATGCTGGCCCTGCTCTGCTTGGCCACCAACAAGGGTGATTGCCAGCGACGTTTGCTGGCGGAGATTAGGGCACTGGTGCCGGATGTTGGCCAAGTGGGCTTGGagcagttgcagcagttgCGCTATCTCGATGCCTTTGTCAGCGAATCGCTGCGCCTGTTGGCCACCGTGCCGA
The DNA window shown above is from Drosophila melanogaster chromosome X and carries:
- the Cyp311a1 gene encoding cytochrome P450 311a1, whose translation is MALWPLLLITLTIWILVRKWTLLRLGSSLPGPWAFPLLGNAQMVGKLRPEYIFLVFTELRDRFGATYRLRLGPQLWVFLHSAEETRQALHDPTLRKADTFMQLEPLIGNGLLISHGAHWTRQRRLLTPAFQPQLLRSFAPAIGGHVERLVGRLGATRGAFLEVTEPLFACLLDAIVDTSMGAQLDTQSVDHSPIIQAFHLSSKLLFKRMINPLLSSDWIFQRTQLWRDLDEQLQVIHSQMESVIEKRAKELLDMGEPAGRAHNLLDTLLLAKFEGQSLSRREIRDEINTFVFAGVDTTTAAMSFVLYALAKFPETQTRLRKELQDVALDETTDLDALNGLPYLEALIKEVLRLYTIVPTTGRQTTQSTEIGGRTYCAGVTLWINMYGLAHDKEYYPDPYAFKPERWLPEDGAVAPPAFSYIPFSGGPHVCIGRRYSLLLMKLLTARLVREFQMELSPEQAPLRLEAQMVLKAQQGINVSFLKQ
- the Cyp318a1 gene encoding cytochrome P450 318a1; the protein is MHLNIALWACGALLAVLLAWQQRKCWRLIWQLNGWRGVIQQPVLWLLLCINLHPNSILEKVSQYRVHFQRPLAVLVGTRVLLYIDDPAGMECVLNAPECLDKTFLQDGFFVRRGLLHARGQKWKLRRKQLNPAFSHNIVASFFDVFNSVGNQMVEQFQTQTNLHGQAVKFTAAEDLLSRAVLEVSCLTIMGTPTNFTQLDDAHIAHSYKRLLEISAVRVVKPWLQIRLLHRLLAPELYEESKKCAKLLEDFVGGIVRTKHRNWRLRDAVGGEKSGEDASNGWQRRIFIEQIFQLAANGEMTLEEIMDEAQSMVLVSFETVSNSIMLALLCLATNKGDCQRRLLAEIRALVPDVGQVGLEQLQQLRYLDAFVSESLRLLATVPMNLRHVSRDFRLAGRQHETIVPQNSIVVLDTFNMQRDERWWGANARQFDPQRFLDQEEEQLSKGHNDSGSGEKRRQRDRRHSYSFLPFSNGLRSCIGRRYGLFIMKVFLVKLITNFDFQSDFELEKLQFVENISLKFKNADDILLTIQPKKEST